The following are from one region of the Phormidium sp. PBR-2020 genome:
- a CDS encoding YggT family protein — protein MNPNPDPNSHLSPEERDRLHSEEERVEISQRALILSRVIRIISYLVSALLVLLLLRFLLRLSGANPENMFANLIYNLSEPFFAPFDNLFMNPTDLVGTNVTNVFDVNVLVAMGAYALLGWLVINLIYSFFSPQ, from the coding sequence ATGAACCCTAATCCTGATCCGAACAGCCATCTCTCGCCCGAGGAGCGCGATCGCCTTCACAGTGAGGAGGAACGGGTGGAGATCTCTCAGCGTGCGCTGATTCTCTCCCGTGTCATTCGCATTATTTCCTATTTGGTCAGTGCTTTATTAGTGTTGTTACTGTTGCGGTTTCTACTCCGCTTGAGTGGGGCAAATCCTGAGAATATGTTTGCCAACCTTATTTATAATCTCTCGGAGCCATTTTTTGCCCCGTTTGATAATCTATTCATGAATCCAACGGATTTAGTAGGGACGAATGTTACGAATGTTTTTGATGTGAATGTTTTGGTGGCAATGGGGGCGTATGCGTTGCTTGGGTGGTTAGTCATTAATTTGATTTACTCGTTTTTTAGCCCCCAATAA